From Chelatococcus sp. YT9, a single genomic window includes:
- a CDS encoding class I SAM-dependent methyltransferase produces MNTPVFNPHRFQTTVPFYARYRVNYPADLIKFVSDRLHLPPGAPILDLGTGPGLLAIAFARLGYHVTAVDPEPAMLAAARDAADEAAVSVVFAQGSSFDLDRLGGRYQLVTMGRSFHWMNREATLASLDRMILGGGAVALFSDGQIPYPGQDWRKTVLEPLAARYAPEEARQREARRSPSRLPHEAVLLASPFRDLERHSVLFPQTLDTDAIVGRTFSMSVTSPKALGTSKDAFEEELRRELAVLSPTGQFKEIVEVKALIARRG; encoded by the coding sequence ATGAACACCCCGGTCTTCAATCCTCACCGGTTCCAGACGACCGTCCCCTTCTACGCGCGCTATCGCGTGAATTATCCGGCGGACCTGATCAAATTCGTGTCGGACCGTCTTCATTTGCCGCCCGGCGCGCCCATCCTCGATCTTGGTACCGGACCGGGGCTTCTTGCAATCGCCTTCGCGCGCCTCGGATACCACGTCACTGCTGTCGATCCGGAGCCCGCTATGCTCGCGGCCGCCCGTGACGCCGCTGACGAAGCAGCCGTGTCCGTGGTCTTCGCGCAGGGCTCCTCCTTCGATCTCGACCGGCTGGGTGGTCGCTATCAGCTCGTCACCATGGGTCGCTCATTCCATTGGATGAACCGGGAGGCGACCCTTGCGAGCCTGGACCGCATGATCCTGGGCGGCGGTGCGGTAGCCTTGTTCAGCGACGGCCAGATCCCCTACCCCGGCCAGGATTGGCGCAAGACGGTGCTTGAGCCGCTCGCGGCGCGTTATGCGCCCGAGGAAGCGCGGCAGCGCGAGGCGCGGCGCAGTCCTTCACGCCTTCCGCATGAGGCGGTGCTGCTCGCCTCGCCATTCCGGGATCTGGAACGTCACAGCGTGCTGTTCCCCCAGACGCTTGATACGGACGCTATCGTAGGTCGGACATTCTCGATGTCCGTCACGTCGCCCAAGGCGCTCGGCACCAGCAAGGACGCGTTCGAAGAGGAACTGCGCCGGGAGCTCGCCGTCCTGTCACCCACAGGTCAGTTCAAAGAAATCGTCGAGGTCAAGGCGCTCATCGCGCGGCGGGGATAG
- a CDS encoding YqgE/AlgH family protein: MRSVQPTNDDMGGFLDGQLLIAMPGMSDERFARSVIYVCAHSEEGAMGIIVNRPAPDLSFPDVLVQLDIIPPEDVIRLPTRAEHIQVLRGGPVETGRGFVLHSDDFFIDNSTLSIDDGICLTATVDILKAIARGEGPSSAMLALGYSGWSPGQLESEIQANGWLNGPADLDLLFGASIESRYDLALRNLGIEPGMLSGQAGHA, encoded by the coding sequence ATGCGATCTGTGCAGCCAACGAACGACGACATGGGCGGCTTTCTCGACGGGCAGCTGCTCATCGCCATGCCCGGAATGAGCGACGAGCGTTTCGCGCGGAGCGTCATCTATGTCTGCGCTCATTCAGAAGAGGGCGCCATGGGTATCATCGTGAACCGCCCCGCTCCCGACTTGAGCTTTCCCGATGTCCTGGTGCAACTCGACATCATCCCCCCCGAAGATGTGATCCGGCTGCCGACGCGAGCAGAACACATCCAGGTTTTGCGTGGCGGACCGGTGGAGACCGGACGCGGTTTTGTGCTGCATTCCGATGACTTCTTCATCGACAATTCGACTTTGTCGATCGACGATGGAATCTGCCTAACGGCAACAGTCGACATTTTGAAGGCAATCGCCCGCGGAGAAGGGCCCTCGAGCGCCATGCTCGCGCTCGGCTATTCCGGCTGGTCTCCCGGTCAGCTCGAAAGCGAGATTCAGGCCAATGGCTGGCTGAACGGTCCGGCCGACCTCGATCTGCTCTTCGGGGCATCCATCGAGAGCCGTTACGACCTCGCCCTGCGCAATCTCGGCATCGAACCAGGTATGCTATCGGGCCAGGCCGGCCACGCTTGA
- a CDS encoding ribonuclease HII, with translation MKRPRRSDSSAVQPVTPDSITLPLVMPDGPTYDRESRLRTRGLWPVAGVDEVGRGPLAGPVVVAAVILDPDHIPDGLADSKILDAAERERLHDIIVTTSHVGIASVSASGIDVMNIRQATLSAMSRALAALPVAPMVALVDGIDRPPAPCEVEAVVKGDANVVSIAAAAIVAKVTRDRMMKRLCGRYPAYGFSRHKGYATAEHRAAIATHGPCPFHRMSFAPLKPSSDAETEALSLAALAV, from the coding sequence ATGAAACGTCCCCGTCGCTCCGATTCGTCCGCTGTTCAACCCGTGACCCCCGACAGCATCACCCTGCCGCTCGTCATGCCGGACGGACCGACCTATGATCGCGAATCGCGCTTGCGGACCCGGGGGCTGTGGCCTGTGGCCGGGGTCGATGAGGTGGGTCGCGGGCCGCTGGCGGGGCCCGTGGTGGTCGCAGCCGTCATTCTCGACCCCGACCATATTCCCGACGGCTTGGCCGATTCGAAGATATTGGATGCCGCGGAACGCGAGCGCCTGCACGACATCATCGTCACAACGAGCCACGTCGGCATCGCCAGCGTCTCAGCAAGCGGCATCGACGTGATGAATATTCGCCAGGCGACGCTCAGCGCCATGTCTCGCGCGCTAGCCGCGCTCCCGGTAGCGCCCATGGTGGCGCTGGTCGACGGCATTGATCGCCCACCTGCTCCCTGTGAGGTCGAGGCTGTCGTCAAAGGCGACGCCAATGTCGTGTCGATCGCCGCCGCGGCGATTGTCGCCAAGGTCACGCGCGATCGCATGATGAAGCGGCTATGCGGCCGCTATCCGGCCTATGGTTTCTCCCGCCATAAAGGCTACGCGACGGCAGAGCATCGCGCCGCCATCGCGACCCACGGTCCCTGCCCGTTCCACCGGATGAGCTTCGCACCGCTCAAGCCTTCCTCCGATGCGGAGACCGAGGCCTTATCTCTCGCCGCACTGGCCGTTTAG
- a CDS encoding EAL domain-containing protein, whose amino-acid sequence MRVIRVLTLVVCGLWLALAASPASAVEAVRVTLDAAAVDLTPVVEHYKSEGDLIQISTAPGPDGIVRRIAVKAREGGTRPDWIVFALTNDTDEQIDRLLVAPHYRLVGSGVVWPDLGSSRIAAITASQGIRPEREDSPDADIFTVTLDPGTTVTFVAELNTSNLPQLYLWEPEAYKHKVNGLTLYKGIIIGIAGLLALFLTVVFVVKGAVIFPAAAALAWAVLAYACIDFGFFQQIFPIAAATERIYRAAAEAVLAATLLVFLFAYLNLSRWHVRYSHVTLFWLLFLGALVGLAVFDAPIAAGVARISIAAIAAVGFALVVHLASHGYDRAVMLIPAWLLLLVWVAATSFTVLGELSRDLVPPALIGGLVLIVLLIGFTVMQHAFAGGALAQGLVSDSERKALAIAGSGDIVFDWDVSADRIFVSNEVEQLLSLRRGSLEGPASAWLDIIHPFDADRYRATLDAVLEQKRGRIALDFRLRAANGQYYWFNLKARPVVGSDNEVIRVVGTLSDVTEHRNAEERLLHDAVHDNLTGLPNRELFHDRLDSALVLSRRGGMIRPTVIVVDIDRFKAVNESVGLSAGDAILLTLSRRLGRLLRPQDSLARISGDELAVILVSERESDRIIAFADMIRRAVTTPVTFAEREIFLTASIGIALHDSQDDVKGEEMLRNAEIAMIHAKRQGGDRIEVFRPGMRGQGTDKLAIESDLRRALERGEMKVYFQPIVRLEDRTIAGFETLLRWDHPRQGRLMPHDFIPIAEESGLIAELGAFALERTARELSVWQRALEVHPPIFASVNISSRQLLRHDLLHDVKTVLARTPVEPGSLKLELTESLVMENPEYAAQMMSRIRDLGAGLSLDDFGTGYSALSYLQRFPFDTIKIDQSFVRQLGNGTRPVILRAIISLAHDLGMEVVAEGAENESDAVELAQLGCEYAQGFAFGEPMTAHDARRLVGAAPEAA is encoded by the coding sequence TTGCGTGTGATCCGCGTTCTCACCCTCGTTGTCTGCGGCCTGTGGCTCGCTCTGGCGGCATCGCCCGCCAGCGCGGTGGAGGCCGTCAGGGTGACCCTCGACGCTGCGGCGGTCGATCTGACCCCGGTAGTCGAGCACTACAAGTCCGAGGGCGACCTCATCCAGATTTCAACGGCGCCGGGGCCCGACGGCATCGTGCGTCGCATCGCGGTGAAGGCGCGGGAAGGCGGCACGCGACCGGACTGGATCGTTTTCGCGCTCACCAACGACACTGATGAGCAGATCGACAGGCTGCTGGTGGCGCCGCACTACCGCCTCGTTGGTTCGGGCGTCGTCTGGCCGGACCTAGGCTCTTCCCGCATCGCCGCCATCACGGCAAGCCAGGGCATCCGGCCGGAGCGGGAAGACAGCCCGGACGCAGATATCTTCACGGTCACGCTCGATCCCGGCACCACCGTCACCTTCGTCGCCGAGCTCAACACGTCCAACCTGCCGCAGCTCTATCTCTGGGAACCGGAGGCCTACAAGCACAAGGTCAACGGGCTCACCCTCTACAAGGGCATCATCATCGGCATTGCCGGTCTTCTCGCGCTCTTTCTGACCGTCGTCTTCGTTGTGAAGGGCGCAGTGATCTTCCCGGCCGCCGCGGCGCTCGCCTGGGCAGTGCTCGCGTATGCCTGTATCGATTTCGGCTTTTTTCAGCAGATCTTTCCAATCGCCGCAGCCACGGAGCGCATCTATCGCGCGGCCGCTGAGGCGGTGCTTGCCGCGACGCTCCTGGTCTTTCTTTTCGCCTATCTCAACCTCAGTCGCTGGCACGTCCGCTACAGCCACGTCACCTTGTTCTGGCTGCTGTTCCTTGGTGCACTCGTCGGACTTGCTGTCTTCGATGCGCCCATCGCCGCCGGTGTCGCCCGCATATCGATCGCCGCCATCGCCGCCGTTGGCTTTGCGCTCGTCGTTCATCTCGCGAGCCACGGCTATGACCGTGCGGTCATGCTGATACCGGCGTGGCTCCTGCTCCTCGTCTGGGTGGCGGCCACCAGCTTCACGGTTTTAGGTGAGCTGTCGCGGGATCTCGTGCCGCCGGCGCTCATCGGCGGTCTCGTTCTCATCGTCCTGCTTATCGGCTTCACGGTCATGCAGCATGCCTTCGCCGGCGGCGCGCTCGCACAGGGCCTTGTCAGCGATAGCGAGCGAAAGGCGCTGGCGATTGCTGGATCCGGTGACATTGTCTTTGATTGGGACGTCTCCGCCGACCGCATCTTCGTGAGCAATGAGGTCGAGCAGCTTCTCTCGCTACGCCGCGGCAGTCTTGAAGGACCCGCCTCGGCCTGGCTCGATATCATCCACCCCTTCGACGCGGACCGTTACCGGGCGACGCTGGATGCCGTGCTGGAGCAGAAACGCGGTCGTATCGCGCTCGATTTCCGGCTGCGGGCCGCTAACGGGCAGTACTACTGGTTCAATCTGAAGGCCCGGCCGGTAGTCGGGAGCGATAACGAGGTCATCCGCGTCGTTGGCACGCTGAGCGATGTCACTGAGCATCGAAACGCCGAGGAGCGGTTGCTCCACGACGCGGTGCACGACAATCTCACGGGCCTGCCGAACCGTGAACTGTTCCACGATCGGCTCGACAGCGCGCTCGTGCTGAGCCGCCGTGGCGGCATGATCCGTCCCACCGTCATCGTCGTCGACATCGACCGCTTCAAGGCGGTGAACGAGTCCGTCGGCCTTTCGGCGGGGGATGCGATCCTCTTGACGCTGTCGCGCCGCCTCGGACGGCTCCTGAGGCCCCAGGACAGTCTTGCGCGCATCTCAGGCGATGAGCTTGCCGTGATCCTGGTGTCGGAACGTGAGTCCGACCGCATCATCGCCTTTGCCGACATGATCCGGCGTGCGGTGACGACGCCTGTCACCTTCGCCGAACGCGAAATCTTCCTGACGGCTTCCATCGGCATCGCCCTGCACGACTCGCAGGATGATGTGAAGGGCGAGGAAATGCTGCGCAACGCCGAGATCGCGATGATCCACGCCAAGCGTCAGGGCGGCGACCGGATCGAGGTGTTCCGGCCGGGGATGCGCGGGCAGGGCACGGACAAGCTGGCCATAGAGAGTGACCTACGCCGGGCGCTCGAGCGCGGTGAGATGAAGGTCTATTTCCAGCCGATCGTCCGGCTGGAGGATCGAACGATCGCCGGCTTCGAGACCCTTCTGCGCTGGGATCACCCGCGCCAAGGGCGGCTGATGCCCCACGACTTTATTCCCATTGCGGAAGAAAGCGGGCTGATCGCAGAGCTCGGCGCCTTCGCGCTGGAGCGCACGGCGCGCGAACTCTCCGTCTGGCAGCGCGCCCTGGAAGTGCATCCGCCGATCTTCGCCAGCGTCAACATATCGAGCCGCCAGTTGCTCCGGCACGACCTCCTGCATGACGTCAAGACGGTGCTTGCCCGAACTCCGGTCGAGCCCGGATCGCTCAAGCTCGAGCTCACCGAGAGCCTCGTCATGGAGAACCCGGAATACGCCGCTCAGATGATGTCGCGCATCCGCGATCTCGGGGCAGGGCTCTCGCTCGACGATTTCGGAACCGGCTATTCCGCGCTGTCCTATCTTCAGCGCTTTCCCTTCGACACCATCAAGATCGACCAATCGTTCGTTCGCCAGCTCGGCAATGGCACGCGGCCCGTGATCCTGCGCGCGATCATTTCGTTAGCCCATGATCTTGGTATGGAAGTGGTTGCGGAGGGCGCGGAGAATGAATCCGACGCGGTCGAACTGGCCCAGCTCGGTTGCGAATATGCCCAGGGCTTTGCCTTCGGTGAGCCGATGACGGCCCATGATGCGCGCCGCCTCGTGGGAGCGGCGCCCGAGGCCGCCTGA
- a CDS encoding IS5 family transposase: MGGSQYVSNVTDEQWSIVEPLLPKASRRGRRRRISLRAVLDAIFYLLRTGCQWRQLPRDFPAWNTVYWYFRSWQRTGIWVCLQRELYRLTRLRAGRAECPTVVIMDGQSVKTTEVGGTRGFDAFKRVKGRKRHILVDTLGLPIANRVEAADVSDRRAGALLTNGLRALFPAITTIIADAGHESKKLSRALAEQQGWRLQIVKRRQRAFKITGLTWIVERSFAWLGRNRRLSKDYEYRVQTSETMIDIAAARLMLNRLAQG, encoded by the coding sequence ATGGGCGGTAGCCAGTACGTATCGAACGTGACGGATGAACAATGGTCGATTGTTGAGCCGCTACTGCCGAAAGCGAGCCGGCGCGGCCGACGACGACGGATCAGTCTTCGTGCCGTCCTGGACGCGATCTTCTATCTGCTGCGTACCGGCTGCCAATGGCGCCAACTGCCGAGAGATTTCCCTGCCTGGAACACGGTCTACTGGTACTTTCGGTCATGGCAGCGAACCGGCATCTGGGTTTGTCTGCAACGTGAACTCTACCGGCTTACCCGACTTCGGGCCGGTCGCGCGGAATGTCCGACCGTCGTGATCATGGATGGACAGTCGGTCAAGACCACCGAGGTCGGCGGAACCCGCGGTTTTGACGCCTTCAAGCGGGTGAAGGGCAGAAAGCGTCACATTCTGGTCGACACGCTCGGCCTGCCGATCGCCAACCGCGTCGAAGCTGCCGATGTTTCGGATCGGCGCGCCGGTGCCTTGCTGACAAACGGATTGCGCGCGCTCTTTCCGGCGATCACCACCATCATCGCCGACGCGGGTCATGAGAGCAAGAAACTCTCCCGCGCGCTGGCAGAACAGCAAGGTTGGCGGCTGCAGATCGTCAAGCGTCGTCAGCGCGCCTTCAAGATCACGGGCTTGACTTGGATCGTCGAGCGCAGCTTCGCCTGGCTCGGTCGCAATCGTCGGCTTAGCAAGGACTATGAGTACCGTGTACAGACGTCAGAGACGATGATCGACATCGCAGCAGCCCGCCTCATGCTCAACCGGCTCGCTCAAGGTTAA
- a CDS encoding protein-disulfide reductase DsbD domain-containing protein has translation MSRFAPLASASIVWIGLSANALAQDAGWRPATKAAPAHSTVQLAPVAVPPDSPNREVIIDIALQPGYKTYWRTPGDSGVPPTFDWSKSENLGSVTIKWPAPKWFFDGSGYAIGYGGRARFPVSVVAQDKDKPLVLKLNLDYAVCKEICIPAKAEVSLRLPAAGEAVSLPLADPFAGNIPRRVGLGEAVDGISITVVEGPVKALVVKARLPHQDGGAVEGNLFVEGPEGWLFGRPEREALEGDEVRFRVPLSDKPKHISATKIPLLLTLVAAGRSIEVVSDLDVSAIAR, from the coding sequence ATGAGCAGGTTTGCCCCTCTGGCGTCTGCCTCGATCGTCTGGATAGGGCTTTCGGCAAATGCTCTGGCGCAGGATGCCGGCTGGCGCCCGGCAACAAAGGCCGCGCCTGCCCATTCCACCGTCCAGCTCGCTCCCGTGGCTGTCCCTCCTGATAGTCCCAATCGCGAGGTCATCATCGATATCGCGCTCCAGCCCGGCTACAAAACGTACTGGCGGACTCCGGGCGATTCGGGGGTCCCACCGACCTTCGATTGGTCGAAATCCGAGAATCTGGGTTCCGTGACGATCAAGTGGCCGGCTCCGAAATGGTTCTTCGACGGCAGCGGTTATGCGATCGGCTATGGCGGCCGCGCCCGCTTTCCCGTTTCGGTGGTGGCGCAGGACAAGGACAAGCCGCTCGTCCTGAAGCTCAATCTCGACTATGCCGTGTGCAAGGAGATCTGCATTCCGGCGAAGGCGGAGGTGAGCCTTCGCCTTCCTGCGGCCGGCGAGGCCGTGTCACTGCCTCTGGCGGACCCCTTCGCGGGGAACATTCCACGCAGAGTGGGCCTTGGCGAGGCGGTCGACGGCATCTCGATCACGGTCGTCGAAGGCCCTGTAAAGGCCTTGGTCGTCAAGGCGCGTCTTCCGCATCAGGACGGTGGTGCCGTGGAGGGCAACCTCTTCGTGGAGGGGCCGGAGGGTTGGCTCTTCGGGAGGCCAGAGCGCGAGGCGCTGGAGGGCGACGAGGTCCGCTTCAGGGTGCCATTGAGCGACAAGCCGAAACACATCTCCGCGACGAAGATTCCATTGCTGCTGACCCTTGTCGCCGCAGGCCGGTCCATCGAGGTGGTCTCCGACCTCGACGTCAGCGCCATTGCGCGTTAA
- a CDS encoding peroxiredoxin yields the protein MAIKVGDPLPQVTFRIPTSDGPAAKSTDDLFKGRRVVLFAVPGAFTPTCNNNHLPGFLAKASEIKAKGIDAILVTGVNDVFVMGAWAKATGAEGTIEFLSDGSAEFATAIGLAFDGKGFGLGTRSQRYSMVVNDGVVEQLNVEETASKAETSGAEALLAQL from the coding sequence ATGGCCATCAAAGTCGGCGATCCGCTACCCCAGGTGACCTTCCGCATCCCCACGTCGGATGGTCCGGCGGCCAAGTCCACGGATGATCTTTTCAAGGGACGGCGAGTCGTGCTGTTTGCCGTGCCGGGCGCCTTCACGCCCACCTGCAACAACAATCATCTGCCGGGCTTTCTGGCCAAGGCTTCAGAGATCAAGGCGAAGGGCATCGACGCCATTCTTGTCACCGGCGTGAACGACGTCTTCGTGATGGGCGCCTGGGCGAAGGCGACGGGCGCCGAAGGCACTATCGAATTCTTGTCGGATGGCAGCGCGGAATTCGCGACCGCTATCGGGCTCGCCTTTGATGGCAAGGGCTTCGGTCTCGGCACCCGCTCCCAGCGCTACTCGATGGTCGTGAACGACGGTGTCGTCGAGCAGCTCAATGTCGAGGAAACGGCTAGCAAGGCCGAGACTTCCGGTGCAGAGGCGCTGCTCGCCCAGCTCTGA
- the istA gene encoding IS21 family transposase gives MPAKRRLTMRQLRQMLRLAGDGTSAREIAQRLGIARSTVQDNLKRAEASGLSWPLPGELTDDALENRLFARAGVKQGARRLPEPNWADLALELKKPGVTLMLLWEEYRAVHAGGYGYSRFCDLFRGFEKRLSPTMRQEHVVGDKVFVDYSGKKIAIIDPLTGEIREAEIFVGVLGASGYTYAEATWTQTLPDWIGAHVRMFSFFVGVPRLIVPDNLKSGVNHASFYDPEINRSYGMMASHYGVGVLPARPRRPKDKAKVENGVRFAQTCILGRLRRQTFFSLAEANTAIAGALDRINDHVMRRLGVSRRHLFETVERPALASLPVQDYEFAEWRLARVATDYHVEFKTFFYSVPHSLIRQQVDIRATSRTIEIFHRGKRVAVHQRRYGGRRYGTNPEHMPSSHRRYAEWTPARFRRWAASIGPQTEGLIIAILASRPHPEQGFRTCLGVLRLYRDLHRDRAEAVSARAVEIGGLTCKSIAALITNHKAARPAGNPGAIIDHANLRGPGYFH, from the coding sequence ATGCCGGCAAAGAGAAGGCTGACCATGAGACAACTACGACAGATGCTGCGGCTTGCCGGCGACGGAACCAGCGCCCGCGAGATCGCACAGAGGCTGGGCATCGCGCGCAGCACCGTGCAGGATAATCTGAAGCGGGCAGAAGCTTCAGGGCTGAGTTGGCCGCTACCAGGCGAACTGACCGACGACGCGCTGGAGAACCGGCTGTTCGCCCGCGCCGGGGTGAAGCAGGGTGCGCGCCGGCTGCCGGAACCGAACTGGGCAGATCTTGCTCTGGAGTTGAAGAAGCCCGGCGTCACGCTGATGCTGCTTTGGGAGGAGTACCGCGCCGTCCATGCCGGCGGCTATGGCTACAGCCGTTTCTGCGACCTGTTTCGCGGCTTCGAGAAGCGCCTGTCGCCGACGATGCGCCAAGAGCATGTCGTCGGCGACAAGGTGTTCGTGGACTATTCCGGCAAGAAGATCGCCATCATCGATCCGCTGACCGGCGAGATCCGTGAGGCGGAGATTTTCGTCGGCGTCCTGGGCGCATCCGGCTACACCTATGCGGAAGCGACCTGGACGCAGACATTGCCGGATTGGATCGGCGCGCATGTACGCATGTTCAGCTTCTTCGTCGGCGTCCCGCGCCTGATCGTGCCCGACAACCTGAAGTCCGGTGTCAATCATGCCTCCTTCTATGATCCGGAGATCAACCGCAGCTACGGCATGATGGCCTCGCACTATGGCGTCGGCGTGCTGCCGGCGCGGCCGCGTCGCCCGAAGGACAAGGCCAAGGTCGAGAACGGCGTGCGTTTTGCCCAGACCTGCATCCTCGGCCGGCTGCGGCGGCAGACATTCTTCTCGTTAGCCGAGGCCAATACCGCAATCGCCGGGGCGCTCGACCGCATCAATGACCATGTCATGCGCCGCCTTGGCGTCAGCCGTCGCCATTTGTTCGAGACGGTGGAACGGCCGGCGCTGGCGAGCCTGCCGGTGCAGGATTACGAGTTCGCCGAATGGCGCCTGGCCCGCGTCGCCACCGACTACCATGTCGAGTTCAAGACCTTCTTCTATTCCGTGCCGCACAGCCTCATTCGCCAGCAGGTCGACATCCGCGCGACCAGCAGGACGATCGAGATCTTCCATCGCGGCAAGCGCGTCGCCGTTCATCAGCGCCGCTATGGCGGACGCCGTTACGGCACCAACCCTGAGCACATGCCCAGTTCCCACCGTCGATATGCGGAGTGGACGCCGGCACGCTTCCGGCGCTGGGCCGCGTCGATCGGACCACAGACCGAGGGGCTGATCATCGCCATTCTGGCCAGCCGGCCCCATCCCGAGCAGGGGTTCCGCACCTGCCTGGGTGTTTTGCGTCTCTATCGCGATCTTCATCGTGATCGCGCCGAGGCGGTCTCGGCACGCGCCGTCGAGATCGGCGGACTGACCTGCAAGAGCATCGCCGCCCTCATCACCAACCACAAAGCCGCCCGGCCCGCCGGCAATCCCGGCGCCATCATCGACCACGCCAATCTGCGTGGTCCTGGTTACTTCCATTGA
- the tnpB gene encoding IS66 family insertion sequence element accessory protein TnpB: MGRHRRLPLRQAPEDGEFRWPKVQDGVMRLTAAQLSALLEGLDWRRVHEARRTRVPVQAG, from the coding sequence TTGGGACGGCACCGGCGTCTGCCTTTACGCCAAGCGCCTGAGGATGGCGAGTTCCGCTGGCCGAAAGTGCAGGACGGCGTGATGCGGTTGACGGCAGCGCAGCTATCGGCGCTGCTTGAAGGGCTCGACTGGCGGCGGGTCCATGAAGCGCGGCGGACACGCGTTCCCGTCCAGGCCGGCTGA
- a CDS encoding site-specific integrase: protein MRGLEPKSREGVLLGGRRFLDWFRHHHSGQDLAALTAEHVLAAVEHQLSLSATSGTRTAATSRIRTFLRFLHWAGHHDQELARVVPGTPHWRLAHLPPRLAWDAVRHAIDAIGATTPVDIRDRAVLLLLATTGIPNGELRALQLQDIDWRTGEIFVRRTKGKRDRVVPLLEETGAALADYILRARPKVDSPYLFLSFTPPVGPFKCASPVSRIVRKRLQHGGIKLGRVAGAHLLRHSLATQLVGQRRPINEVADLLGHRSINTTALYVKVAVSQLAEVALPFREASHDRLCPIPRREGRALHRTAPLPRLRLQQASRDVAGFRPLR, encoded by the coding sequence GTGCGAGGGCTTGAGCCGAAGTCCCGCGAAGGCGTTCTCCTGGGTGGCCGCCGCTTTCTGGATTGGTTCCGCCATCATCATTCCGGCCAAGACCTCGCTGCGCTGACGGCTGAGCACGTCCTTGCTGCTGTCGAGCATCAGCTGTCGCTATCGGCGACCTCCGGCACCCGTACGGCAGCGACTTCTCGCATCCGAACATTTCTTCGGTTTTTGCATTGGGCTGGCCACCACGACCAGGAACTTGCCCGCGTCGTCCCAGGAACGCCCCACTGGCGTTTGGCGCATTTGCCGCCGCGCCTTGCATGGGATGCCGTTCGGCACGCCATCGACGCAATCGGCGCAACGACACCCGTCGACATCCGCGATCGAGCTGTCTTGCTGCTACTCGCCACAACGGGCATTCCCAACGGCGAGCTGCGCGCCCTTCAACTTCAGGATATCGACTGGCGAACCGGCGAGATCTTTGTCCGGCGTACCAAGGGCAAGCGTGATCGGGTGGTGCCGCTCCTCGAGGAGACCGGCGCGGCACTCGCCGACTACATCCTACGCGCTCGACCGAAGGTGGACAGTCCGTATCTGTTCCTGTCCTTCACGCCGCCGGTGGGACCTTTCAAGTGCGCGTCGCCTGTTTCGAGGATCGTACGGAAGCGGTTGCAACATGGCGGAATCAAACTCGGGCGGGTCGCAGGTGCGCATCTCCTGCGCCACAGCTTGGCCACCCAGCTCGTGGGGCAGCGAAGGCCGATTAACGAGGTCGCCGATCTTCTCGGCCACCGCAGCATCAACACGACAGCGTTGTACGTGAAGGTTGCGGTCTCGCAGCTCGCCGAGGTCGCACTCCCTTTCCGGGAGGCGTCGCATGACCGCCTTTGCCCGATTCCTCGGCGAGAAGGCCGAGCGTTACATCGAACTGCGCCACTCCCTCGGCTACGCCTTCAGCAAGCAAGCCGGGACGTTGCGGGCTTTCGTCCGCTACGTTGA
- a CDS encoding transposase, whose product MQIVKRRQRAFKITGLTWIVERSFAWLGRNRRLSKDYEYRVQTSETMIDIAAARLMLNRLAQG is encoded by the coding sequence CTGCAGATCGTCAAGCGTCGTCAGCGCGCCTTCAAGATCACGGGCTTGACTTGGATCGTCGAGCGCAGCTTCGCCTGGCTCGGTCGCAATCGTCGGCTTAGCAAGGACTATGAGTACCGTGTACAGACGTCAGAGACGATGATCGACATCGCAGCAGCCCGCCTCATGCTCAACCGGCTCGCTCAAGGTTAA
- a CDS encoding GNAT family N-acetyltransferase — protein sequence MASRDPLEPGAAFLRPARDNDAQDLFGLVALCFADYPGCYVDPHEDLPDLRAPARSYAGEGCGFWVVEDGQGRVGASIALDYVQPGIGELHRLYVRPDLRQRGLAARLVAHAEEHARRHGARAVLAWSDTRFASAHRLYRRLGYSQGADTRHLRDISHSREYRFEKSL from the coding sequence TTGGCATCGCGTGATCCATTGGAACCGGGTGCCGCCTTTCTGCGTCCTGCGCGCGATAACGACGCGCAGGATCTCTTCGGCCTGGTCGCGCTCTGCTTTGCGGACTATCCGGGTTGCTATGTGGATCCGCACGAGGATCTCCCGGACCTGCGGGCGCCGGCCCGCTCCTACGCGGGGGAGGGATGCGGCTTCTGGGTCGTCGAAGACGGGCAGGGCCGGGTCGGTGCTTCGATCGCGCTGGATTATGTACAGCCAGGTATTGGCGAGCTGCATCGCCTCTATGTGAGGCCGGACCTGCGCCAGCGCGGCCTCGCGGCACGCCTGGTCGCCCATGCCGAGGAGCATGCCCGCCGTCATGGGGCGAGGGCTGTGCTCGCTTGGTCGGACACCCGCTTCGCCAGCGCTCACCGCCTTTACCGTCGGCTCGGCTACAGCCAGGGTGCGGATACCCGGCACCTCCGCGATATTTCTCATTCGCGGGAGTACCGTTTCGAGAAGTCGCTTTGA